In one Hyphomicrobium sp. 99 genomic region, the following are encoded:
- a CDS encoding alpha/beta fold hydrolase — translation MSIRISGRTSHVAANGLKHHLLTYAGGNAGDVLILPGITSPAPTADFIAAPLAARGFNVVVPDLRGRGMTDAPLSGRYRLIDYAADVAGLILELGLSRPHIIGHSLGARIAAAYAAEFCSDDHGMLVLVDPPTSGPGRGTYPTSRAAFLEQLHAAKRGTTAEEVRVFYPKWPTRELQLRAEVLASCDETAVVETHAGFNNEDFFALWSVLKRPATLVRGEISPVVPPSAAAELAVANPHIPIVSVPNAGHMVPWDNFNDFFKILVRLIPRAQKAA, via the coding sequence GTGAGCATTCGAATTTCCGGCCGCACCAGTCACGTCGCAGCTAACGGACTAAAACATCACCTCTTGACCTATGCTGGCGGAAATGCGGGCGATGTCCTTATCCTACCTGGAATAACGAGCCCTGCCCCGACAGCAGATTTCATCGCGGCACCGCTGGCCGCTCGGGGATTCAACGTCGTCGTGCCGGACCTCAGAGGCCGTGGAATGACGGACGCGCCACTCTCCGGGCGCTACCGCCTTATCGACTACGCTGCCGACGTCGCCGGGCTCATCTTAGAGCTTGGTCTCTCGCGCCCTCACATCATCGGACATTCTCTCGGCGCCAGAATAGCGGCGGCCTACGCAGCTGAGTTTTGCAGCGACGATCACGGAATGCTTGTGCTCGTCGATCCACCGACCTCCGGACCTGGGCGCGGCACTTATCCGACGAGCCGCGCGGCTTTCCTTGAGCAGCTTCACGCGGCGAAGCGCGGCACAACTGCCGAGGAGGTGCGCGTCTTCTACCCCAAGTGGCCAACGCGCGAACTCCAGTTGCGCGCCGAAGTTTTGGCGAGCTGCGATGAGACCGCCGTCGTTGAAACGCACGCAGGTTTCAACAACGAAGACTTCTTTGCCTTGTGGTCTGTGTTGAAGCGACCTGCAACGCTTGTCAGGGGAGAGATCAGCCCAGTGGTTCCTCCGTCTGCAGCTGCAGAACTCGCCGTCGCCAACCCGCACATCCCGATCGTATCGGTACCGAATGCGGGGCACATGGTGCCCTGGGACAACTTCAACGACTTCTTCAAGATCCTCGTCCGCCTCATTCCGCGCGCTCAAAAAGCTGCTTGA
- a CDS encoding aspartate/glutamate racemase family protein, with amino-acid sequence MHRIGLIVPSSNTTMETEIPEMLARHSQLHGTRFTFHASRARLHNVDVASLARMVDDGERCAAEVGDADVDVVAYACLVALMARGAGAHSAAEKRFADVIAAGRGASPPIVSSAGALVRTLKSLGLRKVALVAPYMPELTRTVIAYIEDSGISVLDSLSLAVADNLMVGRLDPTALPGYVSKLDLSGVDGIILSACVQMPSLPAVQQVQDATGLPVITAATATTREILLSLGLSATLPNAGAALQRQSAEVAA; translated from the coding sequence ATGCACCGCATCGGATTGATCGTTCCGAGTTCGAATACGACCATGGAAACAGAAATTCCTGAGATGCTTGCGAGGCATTCGCAGCTCCACGGAACGCGTTTCACGTTTCATGCGAGCCGGGCACGATTGCATAACGTCGATGTCGCTTCTCTTGCCCGCATGGTTGATGATGGCGAGCGCTGCGCCGCTGAGGTCGGTGATGCTGACGTTGATGTCGTTGCTTACGCGTGCCTCGTCGCTCTCATGGCGCGGGGTGCCGGCGCACATTCCGCCGCGGAAAAGCGTTTCGCCGATGTAATCGCCGCCGGCCGCGGAGCGTCACCGCCTATCGTCAGCAGTGCCGGCGCGCTCGTGCGAACGCTGAAAAGTCTCGGCCTGCGCAAAGTGGCACTCGTGGCACCCTACATGCCGGAGCTCACTCGCACTGTCATCGCTTATATCGAAGACTCGGGGATTTCAGTTCTCGATAGCCTCAGTCTTGCCGTTGCCGACAATCTCATGGTCGGCCGTCTCGATCCCACGGCGCTCCCGGGATACGTGAGCAAGCTCGATCTTTCGGGCGTGGATGGGATCATCCTATCGGCCTGCGTTCAGATGCCGTCGCTGCCTGCAGTCCAGCAGGTCCAAGACGCGACGGGGCTTCCGGTCATAACCGCAGCAACCGCGACGACACGGGAAATTCTGTTGTCGCTAGGTCTCTCCGCAACGCTTCCAAATGCTGGAGCTGCGTTGCAGCGGCAGTCAGCGGAGGTTGCGGCGTGA
- a CDS encoding CoxG family protein: MKFRQEFDVNDRIARVWAFFEQLERVATCIPGVESVQVLDPDTLLVRATQKVGPISATLESKVHINERVFQERLHFSSTGKAVRGAVGNFRATNTVLLESLGDRTRVAVEGEVVLAGMLGSVGQKIIMKQADKVTAEFAQNLEQVLSGGSLATGSAGSRASASAPSRLPPASGRSAGSSSNLIQGGDSWSKASAVFSALSFVLSLVILWRIGVQP, translated from the coding sequence GTGAAGTTTCGACAAGAATTCGACGTCAACGATCGGATCGCCCGGGTGTGGGCCTTCTTCGAGCAGCTTGAGCGCGTTGCGACCTGCATACCGGGTGTGGAGTCCGTTCAAGTTCTTGACCCCGACACGCTCCTCGTCCGCGCGACACAAAAAGTTGGGCCGATCAGCGCAACGCTGGAATCCAAGGTCCACATCAACGAGCGCGTTTTTCAAGAGCGGCTCCATTTTTCGTCCACGGGCAAGGCCGTGCGCGGCGCGGTGGGAAATTTTCGGGCGACGAACACCGTTCTACTTGAATCTCTTGGCGATCGTACGCGCGTCGCCGTCGAAGGCGAGGTTGTTCTGGCGGGCATGCTCGGAAGCGTCGGCCAGAAGATCATCATGAAACAGGCGGATAAAGTTACAGCCGAGTTCGCGCAAAATCTCGAGCAAGTCCTCTCAGGCGGTTCGCTCGCCACAGGGAGCGCCGGCAGCCGTGCATCGGCCTCGGCTCCGTCTCGGCTGCCTCCTGCGTCCGGCCGCTCCGCAGGGAGTTCGTCGAACCTCATACAAGGAGGCGACTCCTGGTCGAAGGCATCGGCGGTTTTCAGCGCACTGTCCTTTGTTCTGAGCCTCGTCATTCTTTGGCGCATCGGAGTTCAACCTTGA